The following proteins are encoded in a genomic region of Chryseobacterium cucumeris:
- a CDS encoding bacteriocin-like protein — MKNVKKISRDQLRNINGGATSCSEACCPPPGIKRCPWVICVAPCDILS, encoded by the coding sequence ATGAAAAATGTAAAAAAAATTTCAAGAGACCAGTTGAGGAATATTAATGGCGGAGCGACAAGCTGCTCTGAAGCCTGCTGCCCACCTCCGGGAATCAAAAGATGTCCATGGGTGATCTGTGTTGCGCCATGTGATATTTTAAGTTAA
- a CDS encoding LacI family DNA-binding transcriptional regulator: MKRSSIKDIAKLAGVSVATVSYVLNRKEGQRISEETRKKIFEIAETINYTPNKIAKSLKTNKTKLLGLIVADISNDFYSHMARNLEDKALKLGYTLIIGSSDENAEKFKKLTELFSQQQVDGMIVAPVAGSEKTLENLIHIKYPVVTIDRYLKGVSVPGITIDNQEIAESTASLLLNKNFDKMIYVGYETDLPHLLDRQHGFEKAVSSSSKTVEIQYLLVGLENIVQEVHSKLESTLGKTPENTALYFSSNKLAVAGLSYLVKNNIKVPEQVSVLAFDETDAYDLFPTEITYIQQPIEEMAEEAIKLLDGQITDYTATGKRITLSAKLIAKASLK; encoded by the coding sequence ATGAAAAGGTCTTCCATAAAAGATATTGCTAAACTGGCAGGAGTTTCCGTAGCCACCGTATCTTATGTTCTTAACAGAAAGGAAGGACAGCGTATCAGTGAGGAGACCCGGAAAAAAATTTTTGAAATTGCTGAAACGATTAACTACACTCCGAATAAGATTGCAAAAAGTTTGAAAACCAATAAAACAAAGCTTCTTGGATTAATCGTGGCGGATATCTCCAATGACTTCTATTCCCATATGGCAAGAAATCTTGAAGATAAAGCTTTAAAGTTGGGTTATACCCTGATCATCGGCAGTTCTGATGAGAATGCAGAAAAATTTAAAAAACTTACCGAACTCTTTTCACAGCAGCAGGTAGACGGAATGATCGTTGCCCCCGTAGCAGGGTCAGAAAAGACACTAGAAAACCTTATTCATATTAAATATCCTGTTGTAACGATCGACAGATATCTTAAAGGGGTTTCTGTTCCCGGAATTACCATTGATAATCAGGAGATCGCAGAAAGTACAGCCAGCCTTCTTCTTAATAAGAACTTTGACAAAATGATCTACGTTGGCTATGAAACTGATCTTCCACACCTTCTGGACCGCCAGCATGGCTTTGAGAAAGCGGTAAGCTCTTCCAGCAAAACAGTTGAAATTCAATATCTTCTGGTAGGATTGGAAAATATTGTACAGGAGGTACATTCTAAGCTTGAAAGTACGTTGGGGAAAACTCCAGAAAATACTGCGTTATATTTTTCCAGTAATAAACTTGCGGTAGCAGGGCTTTCCTATCTCGTTAAAAACAATATAAAAGTTCCGGAACAGGTCTCAGTATTGGCATTTGATGAAACGGATGCCTATGACCTCTTCCCTACGGAGATTACCTACATCCAGCAGCCGATTGAAGAAATGGCTGAAGAGGCTATCAAGCTTCTGGACGGGCAAATCACTGATTATACAGCAACCGGAAAAAGAATAACATTATCCGCCAAACTGATTGCCAAAGCATCTTTAAAATAA
- a CDS encoding LytR/AlgR family response regulator transcription factor → MKALIVDDNDIARTTLAHLAKQVPDLSIVSEFSNAIEAYHYLQSNSVDLIFLDIEMPEMTGIELTKTLSGKETIIIFTTSKKEYALEAFELNIADYLLKPIMPVRFLQAVSKAQTILESRKENVEITRDEFLFVRDSNITRRLKLDDIFYAEAMGDYVKFYTKEKMFAIHGKMKTAEERLPKDHFIRVHRSYIVSVGKIDTLQDGGIMINGKFIPVADAYRKALNMRMNVF, encoded by the coding sequence ATGAAAGCCTTAATCGTGGATGATAATGATATTGCAAGAACAACATTAGCACACCTTGCCAAACAGGTTCCGGATCTTTCCATTGTCAGCGAATTTTCCAATGCTATAGAAGCTTATCATTATCTTCAGTCCAATTCCGTCGATCTGATATTTCTCGATATAGAAATGCCGGAAATGACAGGAATTGAACTCACGAAAACGCTTTCCGGTAAAGAGACCATCATCATTTTCACGACCTCAAAAAAGGAATATGCACTGGAAGCCTTTGAGCTTAATATTGCAGATTACCTTCTGAAGCCCATTATGCCGGTCAGATTTCTGCAGGCAGTAAGCAAAGCACAGACGATTCTTGAAAGCAGAAAAGAGAATGTGGAAATCACAAGGGATGAGTTTCTTTTCGTGAGAGATTCCAATATTACAAGGCGCTTAAAACTGGATGATATTTTCTATGCTGAAGCCATGGGTGATTATGTAAAGTTTTATACCAAAGAAAAGATGTTTGCCATTCACGGTAAAATGAAAACAGCTGAAGAACGTCTTCCTAAAGATCATTTTATAAGAGTTCACCGTTCCTATATTGTTTCTGTGGGTAAAATTGACACTCTTCAGGACGGCGGTATTATGATCAACGGTAAATTCATTCCTGTAGCAGATGCCTACAGGAAAGCACTCAACATGAGAATGAATGTCTTTTAG
- a CDS encoding carbohydrate kinase family protein, with amino-acid sequence MIKNKLNHVVCFGEVLWDIFPSGSRAGGAPFNVAYNLFKMGIDTKMLSRIGNDELGHRLLNQIQDWGITTDFIQVDQEKATGTVIADFDEHGEAVYDIVKEVAWDYIQPLPEHKELIQNSEAFVFGSLITRSEASQNTLLQLLEYSKFRVFDVNFRPPFIDFEFIKKLLHKSDLVKMNKAELRTILEYLGEDYIDEDTSIKHLQAYFNLNEIVLTKGSKGARYFVGNIAYDFPAVHIEIADTVGSGDSFLAGFLSKRIQGKSPEEIMKQATSLGAFITSKSGACPDYTYEEFKAFREKNSCKTS; translated from the coding sequence ATGATAAAAAATAAATTAAATCACGTGGTATGTTTCGGAGAGGTTCTGTGGGACATCTTCCCTTCCGGATCCAGAGCTGGTGGTGCGCCATTTAATGTTGCCTACAATCTTTTTAAAATGGGAATCGACACCAAAATGCTAAGCCGTATAGGAAATGATGAATTAGGGCACCGTCTTCTTAACCAAATTCAGGATTGGGGAATAACAACAGATTTTATCCAGGTAGACCAGGAAAAGGCTACAGGAACTGTAATTGCTGATTTTGATGAGCATGGAGAAGCTGTATATGACATTGTAAAGGAAGTTGCCTGGGACTATATCCAACCTCTGCCGGAACATAAAGAACTGATTCAAAATTCAGAAGCATTTGTTTTTGGAAGTCTGATCACAAGAAGTGAAGCTTCCCAAAATACACTATTGCAACTTTTGGAATATTCAAAGTTCAGGGTTTTTGATGTTAATTTCCGCCCTCCTTTCATCGATTTTGAATTCATTAAAAAACTATTGCACAAATCTGACCTTGTTAAAATGAATAAGGCAGAGCTCAGAACAATTCTTGAATATCTCGGTGAAGACTATATTGATGAAGATACCAGCATCAAACATCTTCAGGCTTATTTCAACCTGAATGAAATTGTCCTGACCAAAGGAAGTAAAGGCGCCAGATACTTTGTGGGGAATATTGCGTATGATTTTCCGGCAGTTCATATTGAAATTGCAGATACTGTGGGCAGTGGGGATTCTTTTCTTGCCGGGTTTCTGTCTAAAAGAATTCAGGGAAAATCGCCGGAAGAGATCATGAAACAGGCAACTTCACTGGGAGCCTTTATCACATCGAAATCAGGAGCATGTCCGGATTATACCTATGAAGAATTCAAGGCATTCAGAGAAAAAAACAGCTGTAAAACCTCTTAA
- a CDS encoding Lrp/AsnC family transcriptional regulator: MEQLDDKDVQLLRLLQKNAKLTVKELAKEVNLSTSPVFERVKRLEQEGFIKRYAAVLDAEKLNRGFTVFCQIKLKIHDRSVGYDFVKEILEIEEVAECYNISGDFDFLLKVQVRDMKHYQDFVFNKLGSVDSIGSTHSTFVMAEVKNNHGLTI; the protein is encoded by the coding sequence GTGGAACAACTCGATGATAAGGATGTACAGCTGCTCAGGCTCCTCCAGAAAAACGCCAAACTCACCGTTAAAGAACTTGCTAAAGAAGTGAACCTTTCTACTTCACCGGTTTTTGAAAGGGTAAAAAGGCTTGAACAGGAAGGTTTTATTAAAAGATATGCGGCAGTTCTTGATGCTGAAAAACTGAACCGCGGATTTACGGTTTTCTGCCAGATCAAACTCAAAATTCACGACCGGTCTGTGGGGTATGATTTTGTAAAAGAAATTTTAGAAATTGAAGAAGTTGCCGAATGCTATAATATTTCCGGAGATTTTGATTTCCTTCTGAAAGTGCAGGTGCGGGATATGAAGCATTATCAGGATTTTGTATTTAACAAGCTGGGATCCGTAGATTCTATCGGCAGCACGCATAGTACTTTTGTGATGGCTGAGGTGAAAAACAACCATGGACTGACGATATAG
- a CDS encoding carbohydrate porin: MKTKLLLAWLMLLTCAGREINAQITITNKKFSFGTTGRIGAGYSPNADGKTGRQLNLNNQGSLGGRMDQGDYVDFLPAFHFSPVVNGDSTKSTKIDMQARLSFYSGGTFLGNVDSKSNQGMIVALPEAFVEARNIMGSDWDVWAGSRWLRYDDIHIADYFYFDDHSATGWGLRHKNTRFSMFFPAAIDTAASNSTPYSYTNVISGSKNLIYRQREVFVLEQTLPFKNTKHKLKLLAEFHHVEKSGENSVEQYPSDQGLVFGAKLNSDIPTTISGSFNQISVRYGTGIANGGDNGNTQTWRTYGAPDEVTKTYKGAYSFTVVEHFLWNISNRWSLNPYAVFTKSKGGSTSTDKAMDYYNREIFNRKTEFNTGIRATYYYNNWFHILSEFHYATRKNGIQDAASMMKLVLAPTIVPTAERSVWARPHIRFIAEVSRYNDEAMKSLYSPFLQQSGAKRYGTYFGIRTEWWIF; encoded by the coding sequence ATGAAAACAAAGCTTTTATTAGCCTGGCTCATGTTACTTACATGTGCTGGCAGGGAAATTAATGCCCAGATCACGATAACCAATAAAAAATTTTCCTTCGGAACAACCGGAAGAATCGGAGCCGGTTATTCTCCGAATGCCGATGGAAAAACAGGAAGACAGCTGAATCTGAACAACCAGGGATCTTTAGGAGGCAGAATGGATCAGGGAGATTATGTAGATTTCTTACCAGCCTTCCATTTTAGCCCGGTGGTGAATGGTGACAGTACAAAAAGTACAAAGATCGATATGCAGGCAAGACTGAGCTTTTATTCAGGAGGGACTTTTCTGGGAAATGTAGACTCAAAATCCAATCAGGGAATGATTGTTGCCTTGCCGGAAGCCTTTGTTGAAGCAAGAAATATTATGGGAAGTGACTGGGATGTCTGGGCGGGATCAAGATGGCTGAGATATGATGACATTCACATTGCAGATTACTTTTATTTTGATGACCATTCCGCAACCGGTTGGGGACTAAGACATAAAAACACAAGGTTTTCAATGTTTTTCCCGGCAGCTATTGATACTGCAGCCAGTAACTCCACTCCATATTCATACACCAATGTCATCAGCGGATCAAAAAACCTGATCTACAGACAGAGAGAAGTTTTTGTCCTTGAGCAGACCCTTCCCTTTAAAAATACAAAGCACAAGCTGAAATTACTGGCAGAATTTCATCATGTAGAAAAATCAGGGGAAAATTCTGTAGAGCAATATCCATCGGATCAGGGCTTGGTTTTTGGAGCTAAATTAAATTCAGATATTCCAACAACAATTTCGGGTTCATTCAATCAGATTTCTGTAAGATACGGGACAGGAATTGCCAATGGAGGTGATAATGGTAATACACAGACCTGGCGAACCTACGGAGCTCCTGATGAGGTCACAAAAACGTATAAAGGAGCTTACTCTTTTACGGTTGTTGAACATTTCCTGTGGAATATATCAAACCGCTGGTCACTTAATCCCTATGCCGTTTTCACCAAAAGTAAAGGAGGATCAACCAGTACTGATAAAGCGATGGACTATTATAACCGTGAAATTTTCAACAGAAAAACAGAGTTTAATACGGGAATCAGAGCCACCTATTATTACAACAACTGGTTTCATATTCTCTCTGAATTTCACTATGCAACCCGTAAAAACGGAATCCAGGATGCGGCATCAATGATGAAGCTTGTTCTGGCTCCCACCATTGTTCCTACGGCGGAAAGAAGTGTCTGGGCAAGACCTCACATCCGTTTTATTGCAGAAGTATCAAGATATAATGATGAGGCTATGAAAAGTCTTTACTCACCGTTTTTACAACAGTCAGGAGCCAAAAGATACGGGACTTATTTCGGAATACGAACAGAATGGTGGATTTTTTAA
- a CDS encoding alpha/beta fold hydrolase — MKSLFKFSAVLFFIIILASSPVYGQKIKPSESGYAPVNGIKVYYEVYGKGKPLVLLHGAFMTIDLNWGELIPELSKNRKVIALELQGHGHTPFSERKLSHATLASDVTKVMDYLKIDKADVAGYSFGGEVAYKLAIQSPERLNKLVIISSTYKTNGWLPEVNKALEGMKPELFTNSPMHTAYNAVAPDKTKWKPFLEQMMASAGQPFDLGDDNISKIPVPVLIIAGDNDGLDKTELSKTYKLLGGDVFADMGELPKSQLAIAPGQTHVSLMMQTAMIVNYLNVFLK; from the coding sequence ATGAAAAGTCTATTCAAATTCTCTGCAGTATTGTTCTTTATTATTATCCTTGCCTCCTCTCCGGTATATGGACAAAAAATAAAACCTTCTGAAAGTGGTTATGCACCTGTTAATGGCATCAAAGTTTATTATGAAGTCTATGGCAAAGGAAAGCCTCTTGTACTGTTACATGGCGCTTTCATGACGATTGATTTGAACTGGGGTGAATTGATCCCGGAATTGTCCAAAAACAGAAAAGTAATAGCTCTTGAATTACAGGGACATGGTCACACGCCTTTTTCAGAAAGGAAATTATCGCATGCTACTTTAGCCAGTGATGTTACAAAGGTAATGGACTATCTGAAAATAGACAAGGCAGATGTGGCAGGGTACAGCTTTGGAGGTGAAGTGGCCTATAAACTGGCTATTCAAAGTCCGGAAAGACTGAACAAACTGGTTATCATTTCATCAACCTATAAAACTAACGGATGGCTGCCCGAAGTAAATAAAGCTCTTGAAGGAATGAAACCTGAACTCTTCACAAACAGCCCTATGCATACTGCCTATAATGCTGTAGCACCTGATAAAACAAAATGGAAACCATTTCTGGAGCAGATGATGGCTTCTGCCGGACAGCCTTTTGACCTGGGTGATGATAATATCTCTAAAATTCCGGTGCCTGTCTTAATCATAGCTGGTGATAATGACGGATTGGATAAAACAGAACTTTCAAAAACCTATAAATTATTGGGAGGTGATGTTTTTGCAGATATGGGCGAATTACCAAAGTCCCAGCTGGCTATCGCTCCCGGACAAACCCATGTAAGCCTGATGATGCAGACGGCAATGATTGTGAATTATCTGAATGTTTTTTTGAAATAA
- a CDS encoding sugar MFS transporter, with protein MNTPKFTDKKYYIILSFVTSLFFFWAIALTMGDVLNKHFQNVLHISKSKSGLVQLSIFGAYALMGVPAGLFMKRFGYKLGVILGLSLFALGAFLFIPAADTSSFNFFRLALFVLAMGMATLETVAHPFVAALGDERTSDQRVNFAQSFNGLGAIIGPLLGGYFIFGTPDSGSGSLDSVKNLYTWIGIVILAITIIFSFIRVPDLKDPHAEDIIISENEKGEDQSVSDPHAPLYKQRHFIFAVIAQFFNIAAQGGTWAYFINYGVEKMHLPEIQASYYFSLSMAMMMIGRFIGTFLMRFIAPNKLLAIFTACNIVLCLIISQSFGWVSFVSLILLNLFLSVMYPTIFSLGLKRLGSKVQQASSFLVMAMFGGAVFPPIMGRIAEKDIAHAYLLPILCYVVILLFALKYYKPKTLK; from the coding sequence ATGAATACTCCAAAATTTACAGATAAGAAATACTATATCATCCTGTCCTTTGTTACCTCTTTATTCTTTTTCTGGGCTATTGCCCTTACCATGGGTGATGTTCTGAATAAGCATTTCCAGAACGTTCTTCACATTTCAAAGTCCAAATCAGGGCTGGTACAGCTTTCCATTTTTGGGGCATATGCATTGATGGGCGTTCCGGCAGGTCTGTTTATGAAAAGATTTGGTTATAAATTAGGAGTCATCCTGGGTCTTTCATTGTTTGCACTGGGAGCCTTTCTGTTTATTCCGGCCGCCGACACTTCCTCATTTAACTTTTTCAGACTAGCTCTTTTTGTTCTTGCGATGGGAATGGCAACCCTTGAAACGGTAGCCCATCCTTTTGTAGCCGCTTTGGGGGATGAAAGGACGAGTGATCAGAGGGTTAATTTTGCCCAGTCTTTTAATGGTCTGGGAGCTATTATCGGTCCTCTTTTAGGCGGATATTTTATTTTCGGAACTCCTGATTCCGGATCTGGATCACTGGATTCAGTAAAAAATCTTTATACCTGGATTGGGATTGTCATTCTTGCGATTACTATTATTTTCAGCTTTATCAGGGTTCCTGATCTGAAAGACCCTCATGCGGAAGATATCATCATTTCAGAAAATGAAAAAGGAGAAGACCAGTCTGTATCAGATCCGCACGCACCGCTCTACAAGCAGAGACATTTTATATTTGCAGTTATTGCCCAGTTTTTTAATATTGCCGCACAGGGCGGAACCTGGGCTTATTTTATCAATTACGGGGTAGAAAAAATGCACCTTCCGGAAATACAGGCTTCCTATTACTTTTCTTTAAGTATGGCCATGATGATGATCGGAAGATTTATCGGGACTTTCCTGATGAGATTCATTGCTCCCAACAAACTGCTGGCTATTTTTACCGCATGTAATATCGTTCTGTGCCTGATTATTTCCCAAAGTTTCGGATGGGTATCATTTGTAAGCCTTATTTTGCTCAACCTTTTCCTCAGTGTGATGTATCCTACCATATTCAGTCTTGGGCTTAAAAGATTAGGATCTAAAGTTCAGCAGGCTTCCTCATTCCTGGTTATGGCAATGTTTGGAGGAGCTGTTTTCCCACCGATCATGGGGAGAATTGCTGAAAAAGATATTGCACATGCATATCTGCTTCCTATTCTATGCTATGTTGTTATTTTATTATTTGCATTAAAGTACTACAAGCCTAAAACACTTAAATAA
- a CDS encoding sugar phosphate isomerase/epimerase family protein — translation MMNIKLGASLLSWITPLWNAESGKYAIEKTAQAGFDLIEILLPGSMDFDAKTVKKQLKDNHLEAVCSLNLPKDTHIAFYPKAAEKFIKKAIDKVYELETHLLAGVLHGGIGVFTGKPLTENEKEIIADVWSNVADYAQTKSIDIAIEPINRYESYVCNTAENVLELIKKTGRNNLFLHLDTFHMNIEEDNFYDPIITSGKMLKHIHVTESHRGMLGEGTINWEEFFSALKKINFEGNLVLENFSSSIAGMQEQVSLWQKSPYDAQELAEGSLDFLRKHLCS, via the coding sequence ATGATGAATATAAAATTAGGGGCTTCCCTACTCTCCTGGATCACTCCGCTATGGAATGCGGAATCAGGAAAATATGCGATAGAAAAAACGGCTCAGGCTGGCTTTGATCTGATCGAAATTCTGCTGCCCGGATCAATGGATTTTGATGCCAAAACCGTAAAAAAACAACTGAAAGACAACCATCTGGAAGCAGTATGCTCACTGAACCTTCCCAAAGATACTCACATTGCGTTTTATCCCAAAGCAGCGGAAAAGTTTATCAAAAAAGCCATCGATAAAGTATATGAACTGGAAACCCATCTTCTGGCTGGTGTCCTGCATGGCGGAATCGGTGTTTTTACCGGAAAACCACTCACAGAAAACGAAAAAGAAATCATTGCTGATGTATGGTCTAATGTGGCGGATTACGCCCAAACCAAAAGTATCGATATTGCCATAGAGCCTATTAACCGCTATGAATCTTATGTCTGCAATACGGCAGAAAATGTCCTGGAACTTATTAAGAAAACGGGCCGAAATAATCTCTTCCTTCACCTTGATACCTTCCATATGAATATCGAGGAAGATAATTTTTATGATCCGATTATCACTTCCGGAAAAATGCTGAAGCATATTCATGTGACAGAGTCTCACCGGGGCATGCTTGGAGAAGGGACCATCAATTGGGAAGAATTTTTCTCAGCATTGAAAAAAATCAATTTTGAAGGAAATCTGGTTCTTGAAAATTTCTCTTCTTCAATTGCCGGAATGCAGGAACAGGTTTCTTTGTGGCAGAAATCACCTTATGATGCGCAGGAGCTGGCTGAAGGCAGTCTTGATTTTTTAAGGAAGCATCTCTGCAGTTGA
- a CDS encoding bacteriocin-like protein, translated as MKNLKKIERKELKTIKGGIDCRGGQLCLIGGKWQCMPYDGCGGGNQP; from the coding sequence ATGAAAAATTTAAAGAAAATCGAAAGAAAAGAATTGAAAACAATTAAGGGAGGAATTGACTGCAGAGGTGGTCAACTTTGTTTAATCGGTGGTAAGTGGCAATGTATGCCTTACGACGGATGCGGTGGCGGAAACCAGCCTTAA
- a CDS encoding VOC family protein has translation MNTKFEAGINIAIKIPKNKYEKTVAFYRDILKLKVEEKPIKNPTVSRTHEVKFGNNIIWLDCVDNYTHSETWLQLTVPDVEAATQYLLSNGVETCDEIEELPENMHWITDPAGTVFNLQERK, from the coding sequence ATGAATACAAAATTTGAGGCAGGAATTAATATCGCTATCAAAATTCCCAAAAATAAATACGAAAAAACGGTTGCTTTTTACAGGGATATTTTAAAATTGAAAGTTGAGGAAAAGCCGATAAAAAATCCCACTGTTTCCAGAACCCACGAGGTGAAATTCGGGAATAATATCATATGGCTGGATTGTGTTGATAACTATACCCATTCTGAAACATGGCTCCAGCTTACCGTTCCCGATGTAGAAGCTGCTACACAATATCTGCTGTCAAACGGTGTGGAAACCTGTGACGAAATAGAAGAGCTTCCTGAAAATATGCACTGGATTACCGATCCTGCCGGTACCGTGTTCAATTTACAGGAAAGAAAATAG
- a CDS encoding Dps family protein: MKTKIGITEKNTEAVAEQLAKLLADETLLYIKTRNAHWNVTGNNFHANHIFFEEQYKQLDELIDSVAERMRKIGHYAPATMKIYLELTHLTEYSERTNDGLGYMKDLLSDHESIIESLRGNITPFAEKYKDYGTSDFITGLMETHEEMAWMIRSYFR, encoded by the coding sequence ATGAAAACAAAAATCGGAATTACAGAAAAAAACACAGAAGCTGTTGCAGAACAATTAGCAAAACTATTAGCAGATGAAACACTGCTTTACATCAAAACAAGAAATGCCCACTGGAACGTTACCGGAAATAACTTCCATGCCAATCATATTTTCTTTGAAGAACAGTACAAACAACTGGATGAACTGATTGACAGCGTGGCAGAAAGAATGCGTAAAATCGGGCACTATGCACCTGCCACGATGAAAATCTATCTTGAACTGACTCATTTAACGGAATACAGTGAAAGAACCAATGACGGTTTGGGATATATGAAAGACTTGTTAAGTGATCATGAAAGCATTATCGAATCTCTCCGCGGAAATATCACTCCATTTGCAGAAAAGTATAAAGATTACGGTACCAGCGATTTTATTACAGGTCTGATGGAAACCCATGAGGAAATGGCATGGATGATCCGTTCCTATTTCAGATAA